The Vulcanimicrobium alpinum sequence GCTGGCACGTGAAGACGCTCAGCGATCCGTTCGCCTCGCAGATCGATCGCAACGTGCGCATCACGACCGTCGACGAACTGGTCCACGCGCCGGTTCCGAGGGGATGTCGGCGCGCGCCGACAACGTGCGCTTCGCACCGTGGGAACTGCAGGCAGTGCAGGTGCGCGCGACGATCGTCGGTTGGAAGATCGAGAACGACAACGACTATCACATCGTGATCGCCGATCCGGGCAACCCGGGCGAGACGATGATCGCCGAACCGCCGTCGTCGGCATGCTCGGGCGCGTGCTCGTCAGGGTACGGCGCGCTCTTCCAATCGGCGCGGCAGGCGTTCGTGGCCTGCATGGGCGATCCGCCGGCGCAGTTCGGCTACCGCAACACCACGATCGTCGCGGTGATCACCGGCGTCCCGATGTTCGATGTCCTGCACGGGCAGACCGGCGTCGCCCCCAACGGCATCGAGATCCATCCGGTAATCAGCGTAACGTTCGAATCCGGCTGCTGACCGCTACCAGATCCGGCAGCTGTTCGCGCGCACCATCGCGTCGCCGGCGGCGCACGCGAACGCGGTGCGGAACTCTGGCATGTTGGAGAGCGTGCCGATGACGCGATACGCATCGTCGGGGTGCGGGTCGGTCGCGGCCTGGCGCCGCCGGGCGTCGTCGGTCTCGATCGACCGCCACACCTGCGCGTACGCTAGGAAGAAGCGCTGCGCGGGTGTGAAGCCGTCGATCGTTTTTCCGGCCTGGTACTGCGGCGTCTTCATGAACGCGTTGAATGCGATCGTCGTGCCGCCGAGGTCGGCGATCGCCTCGCCCTGCACCTGTTTGCCGATGATGTGCGTCCCGGGCACCGGCTCGAATGACGAAAACTCGTCGATGATGCACTGCGCGCGCTGCGAGAAGGCGGCGGTGTCGGCGGAAGTCCACCAGTCGCGCAGGTTGCCCTTCGCGTCGCAAGCGCCGTCCCTGATCGTCGAATCCGTGCGTCATCTCGTGACCGATGACGGCGCCGATCGCGCCGTAATTCACCGCATCGTCGGCCGCCGGGTTGAAGAAGACGCCGCCGAGGATCCCGGCCGGAAACACGATCTCGCTGTTGGACGGGTTGTAGGAGGCGTTGACCGTCGAGGGCGTCATCCCCCAGCGCGCGCGGTTCGTCGGCGTGCCGATCTGCGCGAGCTGACGCGCCGCGTCGAAGCGCGCCACGGCGAGCTGGTTCGCCGCATAGGCGCGCGAGCGACGGAGAGCTTCGCGTAATCTTCCCACACGTCCGGATAGCCGATCTTCTTGGTGAACGCGGCCAGCTTCGTCTCGGCTTCGGCCTTGGTCTGCGGCGACATCCAGTCGAGGGTCCGGATATCGTCGGCGAGTGTTGCCTGGAGATTCGCGACGAGGGCCTGCGCACGGACCTTCGCGGCGGCTGGGAAATAGCGCGCGACGTAGACGCGGCCGAGGACGTCGCGCAGCGACTGGTCGGTCGCGACGGTGCAGATCTCCGAGCGCGGGCGGCGCGTCGTGACGCCGAGCAGCACGCCGGCTGCGGAACGCGAAGCGCGTATCGTCGAACGTCTTCGGAAGGTCGGCGGCGTACGCATCGATCACGTGCAGCCGCAAGTTGTTCTTCCACACGCCCAGCGGCGTCATTGCGAGCAGGCGATCCTAGGCGGCGGTGACGTTCGGGAGGGTCACGTTCACGGTGTCGAAACCGGTCGCGCGGAACGACGAGAAGTTCGCATTCCACGGAATGTCGGGTGCGACCGCGGGCAGCTTCGAGAGCGGCGTGGGATGGTAGGTCAGCTGCGGATCGCGGAATTCGGTGCGGTCCGGAATGGCCTTCGCTAACGCGGTCTCGAGCGCGACGACGGCCGCCGCTTCCGACGCCGCGTCGGCATCGCCGAGGTTCGCGAACTGCGCGGCGGCGTACTTGAGGTATTCACCGCGATAGTACGGATACTTGCCGTCGTCGTTGAGGTAGTACTTGCGGTCGCCGAGCAGCAGCCCGCCGACTACGAGCGACGCGATCTGCTTGTTCGAATCGAGCAGATCCGCGCGCGAACTCAAGGTGAGGTTCGTCCCGACGGCGGCCTGCTGCAGGGCCGCCGTCGTCGCGACCAGATCCGGCACGTTGCGGATCGCGGCGATCCGATCGAGCAGCGGCTGGATCGGGGTGAGGCCGGCCGCCTCGATCCCCGCCTGGTCCATGCCGGACGCGTGGAAATCGCGCAGCTTCTGTTCGTCGCTTCCCGCCGGAGCGGCGGCGTTCTTCGCGACCTCGTCGAGGATCGCGGCGAGGTGGGCGCATTCTCGTCGGCCAGCGCGTCGAAGCCGCCGTAACGTGATTTTCCGGGCGGGATCGCGTGCGTCTTGCGCCATCCTCCGGTCGCGAACTGCACGAAGCCGTCGCACGCTCTGCACGTGGTGTCGAGGTTGGCGAGGTCGAGCGCCTTCGCCGGCGGCGTCGGCGCCTGCGCGCGCGCGGCAAGCGTTGTCGTCAACACTGCTGCCAGGGCGGCGGCGCCCGGCGAACGGATCGCGAGTCGAATCGGGTGCACCAGTTCGGAATCTCCGCAAGAAATAATAAAGCCCGGGCGGTGCCGGGCTTTAGCGCGGGCCGGGGTGCAACCCTCCCGTCAGTATTTGTAGCCGGAGCCGGCCGGAAACATCCCCTTGCCCTTGCCGTGCGTCGAATGAAGCGGGCGATACGACGTCGTTTTCGCGCCGGCACCGTTCAGCGGCGTCGCGTACGCCGTGTTCGACGAGAAGCGGCCGAAGGTCGCGGGATCGTCGCGGAACTCTTGCTCGAGCGCGGCGATGCGCGCCTGATCGGAGGGGTGATCGGAGAGGAAGTTCGGCGGTGCGTTGGTGTCGGCGGTCTGAAAGCGTTTGAACAGCCAGACCATCCCCCACGGGTTCGAGCCGGCTTGCGCGCACGTGAGCGCACCCTTCGCGTCGGCCGCGGCCTCCACGTCGCGCGAATAGCGCAGCGACTGCACCGTGAAGCCGATGTTCGCGATCTGACCGATCGTGTTGCTGTAGCGGCCGCCGGTCGCGATGTTCGCGAGGATGTCGCCGATCGTGTAGGCGGTCGCGGCGCGCTGTTGCTTCTGATAGAGGTGCAGGACGTCGTGGTGGATGTCGTGCGACGTCTCGTGGCAGAGTACGCCGGCAAGCTCCTCGCGATTCTGCACGAACTTCATCAGCGAGTCGGTGACGTAGACGTTGCCCCCGGGGACGGCGAAGGCGTTGGGCTGCGTCTCGTGGACCAGGATGAATTGAAAGGGATGGTAGTACTGGGGATCCGCGACGCGTTTGATCTGCTGGGCGATGGGATTGAGAAGTGCGTAATACGGCGAACTGCCGATGAGTTCGCCCTTTTTCTGAAGCGCCTGGTACTCTTGCTGCCCGATCTGCGTCTCGATTTGATCGTCCGACGCGGACTGGGCCGCCGCCGGGACGATCCCCGCCAGCGAGAGCGAAAGGCCGAGCAGCGCGGCCGCAAACCGTTTCATGTCTCTCATAACGTACCCACGGGAAGCCCCGTTAGCGAGTGGCCGGAGCGGCGCTTCCCGGGCCGTTGCCCGGCTGTGCGTTCGCGCACGACCCCCGCTCGGGCAAGAAGGCGCCTTCACGCGGCGTCGTAACTGTTGCTGTTGGTGCCGTTCATCCCGCAAGCGCGCCGTTTCGTCCCGGTCGTCTCAGCCCGCGCAGTCGTCGTCGACGACGAGGAATCGTCTCCGACCGCGCGAACTGCGTCGTTTTGTCCGGCCGCGGGTGTGATGTAATGGTAGCCTGCGACCTTCCCAAGGTTGACGCGCGGGTTCGATTCCCGCCACCCGCTCCAACGCGACCGGCGACGTAGCCAAGTGGTAAGGCAGAGCTCTGCAAAAGCTCCACCCCCAGTTCGATTCTGGGCGTCGCCTCCAATCATTCTGCTCGTCCTGGCGTTCCTCGCGACCGCCATCGCAGGACCGTTGATCGGGCTGCGTCAGCTCGACGCCGCCTCGACCGCGCAGGTGCGGTTGGCGAATTTCCGGGCCGATCTCGATTCGCTGCTGCAGACGCAGCTGGGCGAAGAGACGGCGTTGCGCGGCTACGTCGCGACGCGCGACCCGACGTTCCTCGACACCGACCGGGCCCCCGACGGAGCGTTCGACCGGCTGGCGGTCAGCCTGCGCGACCGTCTGCGCGTCGAGGGACTCGATACGATCGCGGGCGCCGTCGACGACATCCTCACCCTGCACGGTCAATGGGAGCACGAGGTCGCGCTCCCGCTCATGCACGATCCGGGTTCGCGCGACGCGTACGTGCAGCAGTCGCGCGGCAAGGTGCTGACCGATCTGATGAGCAGCGACGCGCGCGCCGTGCGCGCCGCCCTGAGCGTGCAGAGCGACGGCGTCGAGCAGACGCTGAGGCGCCGGATCAACGCGACCGTTGCGATCAGCGCGGGGATCGTCACGCTCTTCGCGATCCTCGCTCTGTGGTATGCGATCGGCCGCGCCACCGTGATGACGAAGCTCGCGCGCGAACAAACGCTCGTCGACGCGCTTCAGCGGACCTTGCGCGTGAGCGGCGTCGGTCTGCCCAGAGCGCAGATGGGGTTTGCGTACGCGTCGGCGACGAGCGAGGCGCTGGTCGGCGGCGACGTCATCGACTCCTGGCGGAGCGGACCGGATCGCGGCTGGTTTCTGATCGCCGATGCCAGCGGCAAGGGGATCGAAGCGGCGCGCCATGCGGCGTTCGTGCAGTACGCGATCCGCGCGCTCGCCGCGGAGGCGGTCGATCCGGCCGACGTCGTCGCCCGGTTCAATCGCCTCTACGTGTCGACGATCGACGACCCGTCGGCGTTCATCGTCCTCTTTCTCGGCGCGTTCGACGGCGGGAACCAGACGCTGCGCTACGCCAGCGCCGGTCACGGCACCGCTTACGTCCGCCGCGGCTCGCTGGTCGAACGGCTGCCGCCGACGGGGCCGATCATCGGGATCGACGCCGAGCAGCAGTATCAGACGGAGACCGTTCCGCTGGCGATCGGGGACATCGTGCTGATCGCCACCGACGGCCTGAGCGAGGCGCGCGACGGGCGCGGGGAACTGCTGGGCGACGACCGCATCGTGACGCTGCTGCGCGACGGCCCGGCCGAGCCGCAGTCGCTCTGCGACGTCCTGATCGCATCGGCGGACGATTTCAGCGGCGGCGCCAAAGACGACATGGCGATCGTCGCGCTGCGCGTGGTGAAGCACGACGTCGCGGCGGTACCGTTCGGTCCGGTAGCGGCCGACGACGAGCCGGCGTAGAGCGCGTTCCAAGAAGGCGACGCCCACGCGGCGAAGGGAGCTGAGTCGTGCTGGCTCGTCGCATCATCCCCTGCCTGGACATCAAAGACGGCCGCGTCGTCAAGGGCGTGCGCTTCGTCGAACTCGCGGATGCCGGCGATCCGGTCGAGCTTGCGCGCCGTTACGAGGAAGAAGGCGCCGACGAACTGGTGTTCCTCGACATCACCGCGACCGTCGAAGGGCGCCGCGCGACGCTCGCCGTCGTCCGTTCCGTCGCCCGCGAACTGACGATCCCCTTCGCCGTCGGCGGCGGGGTGCGCGGCGTCGAGGACGTCAACGACCTGCTGCGCGCAGGCTGCGACAAAGTGAGCATCAACTCCGCCGCCGTGCGCGATCCCGAGCTCGTGCGCCGAGCGTCGCTGCGCTTCGGCGCGCAGTGCATCGTCGTCGCGATCGATGCGCGGCGCTCCGGTGCGGCGGGTTCCGGTTTCGAAGTCGTCGTCGACGGCGGCCGTACGCCGACCGGGCGCGACGCGGTCGCATGGGCGCGTGAACTCGAAGAACGCGGCGCGGGCGAACTGCTGGTCACCTCGATCAACCGGGACGGGACGCGCGACGGCTACGATCTCGCGCTCACGCGCGCGATCCGCGATGCATGCGATCTCCCGCTGATCGCGTCGGGCGGCGCGGGGAAGATCGCCGATTTCACCGCCGTTTTCCGTGATGCCGAGGCCGACGCTGCGCTCGCCGCGTCGCTCTTTCACTACGGGGAGCTCGCGATCCACGATCTCAAAGACGCGCTCGCCGGCGACGGCGTCGTCGTCCGCCGCGATCCGGTCGCCGTATGATCGAGGCGTCGTCGGTGCGCTGGGACGCGGACGGTCTCGTCCCGGTGGTGATCGCCGACGCGACATCGGGCGCGGTGCTCACGCTCGCATACGCCGATGCCGAGGCGCTGGCGCGGACGCAGGCCACCGGATCGACGTGGCTGTGGAGCCGCTCGCGCCGCGAACTCTGGAACAAAGGGGCGACCTCGGGGAACACCCAGCAGGTCGTCTCGATCTCGCTCGACTGCGACGGCGACGCGCTGCTCTATCGCGTCGTCCCGAGCGGGCCGGCGTGCCACACCGGCGCGCTGTCGTGCTTCGCAACCACCGTCGCCCTCGCAGGCGGGGCCGAGGCGCCCGCGGGGAGCGCGTTCGCCGGCGCGATCGGCGCGCTCGCGCGGACGATCGCGCACCGCAAAGCGCACCCGCCCGAGGGTTCGTATACGGCGAAGCTGTTCGCCGGCGGCGTCGACCGCATCGGGAAGAAGATCGGCGAAGAGGCGACCGAGGTCGTGATCGCCGCCAAGAACGACGATCGCGGCGAACTGGTGTGGGAGACGGCGGATTTGCTCTATCACACACTAGTGCTGCTCGCCGAGCGCGGCGTCCCTCTCGATGACGTAGGAGCGGAGCTATCGCGGCGCGCGAACGCCACGCCCTGAGCTCGCTGACGGGTATCGGTCCCGAGACGGCGGCGAAACTCGCCGAACTCGGCGTCGACACGCCCGACGCCCTGCTCGCGCACATCCCGCGCGCCTATCGCGACTGGCGCGAACCGGTCCCGATCGCGCGCCTCGAAGAAGGCGAAGCGATCGTCGTCGGCGAGGTTGCGCGCGTGAAAGAGCGTCAAGGACGCTTTCCGCTCGTCACCGCCGATCTCGCCGACGAGACCGGCGTCGTGCAAGCGAAGTGGTTCGGCCGCCGTCACCTCTTTGGGAAAATCACGCCCGGCGACCGGCTGTTCGTCGCGGGGCGCGTCGCGCGCAGCGGGCTGCTCCCCGAGATCAACGTCGCCTCGCACAAGACCCTGCGCCCGGGCGAACGCTACGAAGGCGAGATCGTTCCGGTCTACGGCGCCACCAAGGAACTGCCGTCGCGCCAGATCCGCACGCTGATCGCAAAGAATCTCGAGCGACTGATCGCGCAGCATCCGGACGCGCTCCCGCCTTCGCTGGTTCGGCGGTTCGACTTTCCGGCGCTCGCGCAGGCCTGGCGCGACGTGCACGCGCCGCGCGACCTGCCGGCCGTCGCGCGGGCGCGCGAACGGATCGTGTTCGACGAGTTCTTCGCGATCGCGCTCGCCGCCGCGCTCAAGCGCGCGCGCCGCGAGAGCGAAGGCGGCGCCCGGGTTCTGGAAACGCCCGGCGGCTTTTGGGACGCGTTCACCGCGCAGCTGCCGTTCGCACCGACCGGAGCGCAGCGCCGCGTGATCGCGCGCATTTGGGCCGACATGGGGCGGACCGCGCCGATGAACCGCCTGCTGCAGGGCGACGTCGGCAGCGGCAAGACGCTCGTTGCGGCGGCTGCGATCGTGCTGGCGCACCGCGGCGGTGCGCAGTCGGCGCTCATGGCGCCCACCGAGATTTTGGCCGCGCAGCACGCGGCGAAGCTTGCGCCGCTGCTGCTTCCGTTCGGAATTGCGGTCGAGGCGGTCTTCGGCTCGATGGGCGCGCGGGATCGCCGGCGTGCCGAGGACCGGATTGCGTCGGGCGAAGCGGCGCTCGCGGTGGGGACGCACGCGCTGCTCACCGAGAGCGTCACCTTCGCCGATCTGGGGCTCGTCGTGATCGACGAGCAGCACCGCTTCGGCGTGCGCCAGCGCGCCGCGCTGCGCGCGAAGAGTTCCGTGCGCGGAATGGGCGGCGCACCGCACACGCTGGCGATGACCGCTACGCCGATTCCGCGCACGCTCGCGCAGACGAAGTTCGCCGACATGGACGTCGCGATCATCGACGAACTGCCTCCCGGGCGCACGCCGATCCGCACCTTCGTCATCCGCGCGAGCCGCACGCGCGACGTCTACGCCTTCGTGCGCAAGAACGTCGAACGCGGGCGCCAAGCGTATGTCGTCGCTCCGGCGATCGACGCCAGCGAGACGGCGCTTACCGGTGCGCTCGCC is a genomic window containing:
- a CDS encoding M13-type metalloendopeptidase, whose protein sequence is MRDGACDAKGNLRDWWTSADTAAFSQRAQCIIDEFSSFEPVPGTHIIGKQVQGEAIADLGGTTIAFNAFMKTPQYQAGKTIDGFTPAQRFFLAYAQVWRSIETDDARRRQAATDPHPDDAYRVIGTLSNMPEFRTAFACAAGDAMVRANSCRIW
- a CDS encoding M13 family metallopeptidase N-terminal domain-containing protein, with protein sequence MAQDARDPARKITLRRLRRAGRRECAHLAAILDEVAKNAAAPAGSDEQKLRDFHASGMDQAGIEAAGLTPIQPLLDRIAAIRNVPDLVATTAALQQAAVGTNLTLSSRADLLDSNKQIASLVVGGLLLGDRKYYLNDDGKYPYYRGEYLKYAAAQFANLGDADAASEAAAVVALETALAKAIPDRTEFRDPQLTYHPTPLSKLPAVAPDIPWNANFSSFRATGFDTVNVTLPNVTAA
- a CDS encoding M48 family metallopeptidase, whose protein sequence is MKRFAAALLGLSLSLAGIVPAAAQSASDDQIETQIGQQEYQALQKKGELIGSSPYYALLNPIAQQIKRVADPQYYHPFQFILVHETQPNAFAVPGGNVYVTDSLMKFVQNREELAGVLCHETSHDIHHDVLHLYQKQQRAATAYTIGDILANIATGGRYSNTIGQIANIGFTVQSLRYSRDVEAAADAKGALTCAQAGSNPWGMVWLFKRFQTADTNAPPNFLSDHPSDQARIAALEQEFRDDPATFGRFSSNTAYATPLNGAGAKTTSYRPLHSTHGKGKGMFPAGSGYKY
- a CDS encoding PP2C family protein-serine/threonine phosphatase, which encodes MIGLRQLDAASTAQVRLANFRADLDSLLQTQLGEETALRGYVATRDPTFLDTDRAPDGAFDRLAVSLRDRLRVEGLDTIAGAVDDILTLHGQWEHEVALPLMHDPGSRDAYVQQSRGKVLTDLMSSDARAVRAALSVQSDGVEQTLRRRINATVAISAGIVTLFAILALWYAIGRATVMTKLAREQTLVDALQRTLRVSGVGLPRAQMGFAYASATSEALVGGDVIDSWRSGPDRGWFLIADASGKGIEAARHAAFVQYAIRALAAEAVDPADVVARFNRLYVSTIDDPSAFIVLFLGAFDGGNQTLRYASAGHGTAYVRRGSLVERLPPTGPIIGIDAEQQYQTETVPLAIGDIVLIATDGLSEARDGRGELLGDDRIVTLLRDGPAEPQSLCDVLIASADDFSGGAKDDMAIVALRVVKHDVAAVPFGPVAADDEPA
- the hisF gene encoding imidazole glycerol phosphate synthase subunit HisF — encoded protein: MLARRIIPCLDIKDGRVVKGVRFVELADAGDPVELARRYEEEGADELVFLDITATVEGRRATLAVVRSVARELTIPFAVGGGVRGVEDVNDLLRAGCDKVSINSAAVRDPELVRRASLRFGAQCIVVAIDARRSGAAGSGFEVVVDGGRTPTGRDAVAWARELEERGAGELLVTSINRDGTRDGYDLALTRAIRDACDLPLIASGGAGKIADFTAVFRDAEADAALAASLFHYGELAIHDLKDALAGDGVVVRRDPVAV
- the hisIE gene encoding bifunctional phosphoribosyl-AMP cyclohydrolase/phosphoribosyl-ATP diphosphatase HisIE, which produces MIEASSVRWDADGLVPVVIADATSGAVLTLAYADAEALARTQATGSTWLWSRSRRELWNKGATSGNTQQVVSISLDCDGDALLYRVVPSGPACHTGALSCFATTVALAGGAEAPAGSAFAGAIGALARTIAHRKAHPPEGSYTAKLFAGGVDRIGKKIGEEATEVVIAAKNDDRGELVWETADLLYHTLVLLAERGVPLDDVGAELSRRANATP
- the recG gene encoding ATP-dependent DNA helicase RecG, with protein sequence MGPETAAKLAELGVDTPDALLAHIPRAYRDWREPVPIARLEEGEAIVVGEVARVKERQGRFPLVTADLADETGVVQAKWFGRRHLFGKITPGDRLFVAGRVARSGLLPEINVASHKTLRPGERYEGEIVPVYGATKELPSRQIRTLIAKNLERLIAQHPDALPPSLVRRFDFPALAQAWRDVHAPRDLPAVARARERIVFDEFFAIALAAALKRARRESEGGARVLETPGGFWDAFTAQLPFAPTGAQRRVIARIWADMGRTAPMNRLLQGDVGSGKTLVAAAAIVLAHRGGAQSALMAPTEILAAQHAAKLAPLLLPFGIAVEAVFGSMGARDRRRAEDRIASGEAALAVGTHALLTESVTFADLGLVVIDEQHRFGVRQRAALRAKSSVRGMGGAPHTLAMTATPIPRTLAQTKFADMDVAIIDELPPGRTPIRTFVIRASRTRDVYAFVRKNVERGRQAYVVAPAIDASETALTGALAEAERLRTKVFPDLRVDVLHGKMPAREKDAAMDRFTRHETDVLVATTVVEVGVDVPNASVMVVLDANRYGLAQLHQLRGRVGRGVAESFCILVAPDDAGEVERLHVLEQTSDGFAIAEADLALRRAGELAGTAQAGDAGTIGDIVDDFALYMQAKDAADAIVSADPDLRDPEHAGLRALVDANTISRAMLVTA